One segment of Candidatus Gracilibacteria bacterium DNA contains the following:
- a CDS encoding DEAD/DEAH box helicase produces the protein MSFEILKPHTQYTQAGSYFSKLLVYKNTLETQGSFLQIIPSFDISKKYEVLAQDLGISYKELESAEDIIACSQRIGSTLFWISIDDVKKEVHQKLFDSQITLQTGKSYPQLSLMEGLQEIGYDYHEYEKQGSYLRQGDIIKIFQIGGQVTLLNYWGDEIESIVVDGNKVEQVYISSLENIFKIPDQIGKKTIKNPILSDILVQDEIFLVLDGCEFHPLFEKLTHKKYQFASISLLASLEQKKTKLGIGDISIQNVEEFQNYIEQNPGSISIYSRYTKMIEEYLKDNSLSVAEVVAIKHTGFSSFEKISAQKNNNRSYISDDIIQKIFIRKRLKKKLSADIDLLLKIQKGDFVVHIDHGIGVFNGIIKKVLGEIQKEYLEIQYKDQDKLFVPITEVHRLSKYVGKENPSITPLSGKVWERKMKKIHEDIREIAEELLKNFAERKFRSGNQNILNQDKIEAFQSEFPYTYTPDQANAIDDIFSDMQSTKNMDRLIVGDVGFGKTEIAFNAAILALQNRKQVVLISPLVVLAHEHYNKAIERFKNTPYTVEVLTRLQSQAHATQVLKGLQSGSIDMVIGTHRLLGDKLKWKKLGLMIVDEEHKFGVVDKEKIKNIKSDIDILSLSATPIPRSLNLALSGVRDISLLKTPPKGRKSIETFVTRYNEKIIKDAGEQEFKRGGQIFFVHNRVSNIEVYKKQLEALFPKRKVIITHGQLPGDELEDRILDFKNKKYDILLSTTVIENGIDFSNVNTIFINECQSFGISQIHQLRGRVGRSDAQGYCYLLYHKDSIDGEAAKRIKTIVDYSYLGAGFELAMKDLEIRGGGDILGVKQSGQAQEIGVSLFLKMLEEKIEDIKNEAENTIKKVKNCQIDLMLSAGIHDNFFLSETDKLHFYREIEQIEDIDDLEYLKQSFFQNNEDGVVDTQTENLFILLETQVLAREYCIENIKRVGINYQIDFQSTGNLTAMKKFLNRDTAVKFQVTDATRLRSPTKLFENDKIFIEYVLRLLQGKTLEERKKIRLKR, from the coding sequence ATGTCATTTGAGATTCTCAAACCCCATACTCAATATACACAAGCTGGATCATACTTCTCAAAACTGCTTGTTTATAAAAATACACTTGAAACACAGTGATCTTTTTTGCAAATAATTCCAAGCTTTGATATTTCAAAAAAATATGAAGTACTTGCCCAAGATTTGGGTATAAGCTACAAAGAACTTGAAAGTGCTGAAGATATCATAGCGTGTTCTCAGCGTATTTGAAGTACACTCTTTTGGATATCAATTGATGATGTAAAGAAAGAAGTTCATCAAAAATTATTCGACTCACAAATAACACTTCAAACTTGAAAATCCTACCCACAATTAAGTCTTATGGAAGGATTACAAGAGATATGATATGACTATCACGAATATGAAAAACAGTGAAGTTATCTCAGACAATGAGATATTATTAAGATTTTTCAAATTTGAGGACAAGTAACTCTTTTAAATTATTGGGGAGATGAAATTGAGAGTATTGTAGTGGATTGAAATAAGGTTGAGCAAGTATATATTTCTTCTCTAGAAAATATATTTAAAATACCAGATCAAATTTGAAAAAAAACAATTAAAAATCCTATTTTATCAGATATATTAGTACAAGATGAAATTTTCCTTGTACTTGATTGATGTGAATTTCACCCACTTTTTGAAAAACTTACTCACAAAAAATATCAATTCGCATCTATTAGTCTCCTAGCATCACTCGAACAAAAGAAAACAAAACTGTGAATTTGAGATATATCTATACAAAATGTAGAAGAATTTCAAAACTATATAGAGCAAAATCCTTGATCTATCTCCATATATTCGAGATATACAAAAATGATAGAAGAATATCTCAAAGATAATTCTCTTTCTGTTGCTGAAGTAGTAGCTATAAAACATACTGGATTCTCAAGTTTTGAAAAGATTTCAGCTCAAAAAAATAATAATAGAAGTTATATATCTGACGATATTATTCAAAAAATATTTATCAGAAAAAGACTTAAAAAGAAGCTCTCAGCAGATATAGACTTATTGCTCAAAATACAAAAATGAGATTTTGTCGTACATATTGACCATTGAATTTGAGTATTTAACGGAATTATTAAAAAAGTACTCTGAGAAATACAAAAAGAATACTTAGAAATTCAATACAAAGATCAAGATAAACTATTTGTTCCAATCACTGAGGTTCATAGACTCAGTAAATATGTCTGAAAAGAGAATCCAAGTATTACTCCTCTCAGTGGAAAAGTGTGGGAACGAAAAATGAAAAAAATACACGAAGATATACGAGAAATAGCAGAGGAACTCCTTAAAAATTTTGCTGAGCGTAAATTTCGTAGCTGAAATCAAAATATATTAAACCAAGATAAGATTGAAGCTTTTCAAAGTGAATTTCCCTATACCTATACTCCTGACCAAGCAAATGCAATTGATGACATTTTTTCTGATATGCAGAGTACTAAAAATATGGATCGACTCATCGTTGGTGATGTGTGATTTGGAAAGACTGAAATAGCATTTAATGCTGCAATTCTCGCACTCCAAAATCGCAAACAGGTAGTTCTTATTTCTCCCCTCGTCGTTCTGGCTCATGAACATTACAACAAAGCAATAGAAAGATTTAAAAATACTCCTTATACTGTAGAAGTTCTTACTCGACTTCAGAGTCAAGCTCATGCAACTCAAGTTTTAAAATGACTTCAATCAGGAAGTATCGATATGGTAATAGGAACTCACAGGCTACTTTGAGATAAACTGAAGTGGAAAAAACTTGGGCTAATGATTGTGGATGAAGAACATAAGTTTGGGGTGGTAGATAAAGAGAAAATAAAAAATATTAAATCAGATATCGATATTCTCTCACTCTCAGCGACTCCAATACCCAGAAGTTTGAATCTTGCTCTTTCTTGAGTCAGAGATATATCACTCCTCAAAACACCACCAAAGGGGAGAAAGAGTATAGAAACATTTGTAACTCGATACAATGAAAAGATTATAAAAGATGCCTGAGAACAAGAGTTTAAAAGATGATGACAAATATTTTTTGTCCATAATAGAGTTTCTAATATTGAAGTGTATAAAAAACAACTTGAAGCTCTCTTCCCAAAAAGAAAAGTTATAATTACACATGGACAACTTCCGTGAGACGAACTGGAAGATCGAATCCTAGATTTTAAAAATAAAAAATACGATATTTTATTGTCTACTACGGTAATAGAAAATGGAATAGATTTCTCAAATGTAAATACAATATTTATCAATGAATGTCAGAGTTTTTGAATCTCTCAAATACACCAGCTTCGAGGGAGAGTATGACGATCTGATGCACAATGATACTGTTATCTCCTGTATCATAAAGATTCTATCGATGGAGAAGCTGCAAAACGTATTAAAACTATTGTCGACTATAGTTATCTCTGAGCATGATTTGAATTGGCTATGAAGGACCTTGAAATACGATGAGGATGAGATATACTGTGAGTGAAACAAAGTGGACAAGCGCAAGAGATTTGAGTGTCTTTATTCCTTAAAATGCTTGAAGAAAAGATAGAAGACATTAAAAACGAAGCCGAAAATACGATTAAAAAAGTGAAAAACTGTCAAATAGACTTAATGTTGTCTGCCTGAATACATGACAACTTCTTTCTCTCAGAAACAGATAAATTGCATTTTTACAGAGAAATAGAACAAATAGAAGACATAGATGATTTAGAGTATTTAAAACAAAGTTTTTTCCAGAATAATGAGGATTGAGTCGTAGATACACAAACTGAAAATTTATTTATTCTATTAGAGACACAAGTATTAGCGAGAGAATATTGTATCGAAAATATAAAAAGAGTATGAATTAATTATCAAATCGATTTCCAAAGCACATGAAACCTCACTGCTATGAAGAAATTTCTCAACAGAGATACTGCTGTAAAATTTCAAGTCACTGACGCAACAAGACTCAGAAGCCCAACAAAACTTTTTGAAAATGATAAAATATTTATAGAATATGTTCTGCGACTTTTGCAGTGAAAAACTCTCGAAGAGAGAAAAAAGATTCGACTCAAAAGATAG
- a CDS encoding PH domain-containing protein, which translates to MTVIMSNLRAGEKVDLVVRRHWIAFVLLGVYGGAGVAFSVSIFFILGVGSGVLLIMTLFWMFYLLFMYVTWLNYELDIFIFTNNRVVCIEQKSFLNRAVGETTLDKVQEVGIETKGLFANIFDFGTLSIMTAGSTESFDMSFCPKPMIHSRYINNLVDRYRDSLYGGGKTTKDDKRKKLQTVGKMQTKEKVKTIINGDETDLDF; encoded by the coding sequence ATGACAGTAATCATGAGCAATCTCAGAGCCTGAGAAAAAGTTGATCTCGTCGTGAGAAGACACTGGATAGCTTTTGTACTATTAGGTGTTTATGGATGAGCATGAGTTGCTTTCAGTGTGAGCATTTTCTTCATTCTTTGAGTATGAAGTGGAGTCTTGCTTATCATGACTCTATTTTGGATGTTCTATCTCCTATTTATGTATGTTACGTGGCTTAACTATGAGTTAGATATATTTATTTTTACCAATAATCGTGTTGTTTGTATAGAGCAGAAATCTTTTCTTAATAGAGCAGTTTGAGAAACCACTCTTGATAAAGTTCAGGAAGTTTGAATAGAAACGAAAGGACTCTTTGCAAATATATTTGATTTTGGAACTCTCAGTATTATGACGGCTGGTTCAACTGAGAGTTTTGATATGTCATTTTGTCCTAAACCAATGATTCATTCTAGATATATAAATAATTTAGTCGATAGATATAGAGATTCATTATATGGAGGGTGAAAAACGACAAAAGATGACAAAAGAAAAAAGCTTCAAACAGTGTGAAAAATGCAAACAAAAGAAAAAGTTAAAACCATTATAAATGGTGATGAGACAGACTTAGATTTTTAA
- the queA gene encoding tRNA preQ1(34) S-adenosylmethionine ribosyltransferase-isomerase QueA, with the protein MKLSDFNYILPPKQIAQTPAEPRDSSKLMILDRNNGQIQDKIFSDISGMLGENDVLVVNKTRVIKARLKGIIGESEKKCEIFLHKQIKDSTWDCLVYPGKKLKPETVIHFSGTQMTGKIQSISEKGRIVEFTQGGNEFLDTVEGIGESPLPPYIKDSESPSERYQTVYNDKEKSGSVAAPTAGLHFTAELLEKLEKKGVIIEKVLLHVGLGTFANVEIEDVTKHHMHSEYIEIDKETAQRLNQYKASGKRIIAVGTTSVRTLESMSDSNGQMKHGNMDTQIFIYPGYEWKFVDSIITNFHLPQSTLLMLVSSFASQEIIKKAYEHAVESDYRFFSFGDAMWID; encoded by the coding sequence ATGAAACTTTCCGACTTCAACTACATATTGCCACCTAAGCAAATCGCCCAAACTCCAGCAGAACCTCGAGATAGCTCAAAACTCATGATTCTGGACAGAAATAATGGACAGATACAAGACAAGATTTTTTCAGATATATCTGGCATGCTCTGAGAAAATGATGTACTAGTTGTAAATAAAACGAGAGTAATCAAAGCCAGACTCAAATGAATAATTTGAGAGTCAGAGAAAAAATGTGAAATATTTTTACATAAACAAATCAAGGATTCTACTTGGGATTGTCTTGTCTATCCAGGAAAAAAACTGAAACCTGAAACCGTGATTCATTTTTCTGGGACACAGATGACATGAAAAATACAAAGTATCAGTGAAAAATGAAGAATAGTAGAGTTTACTCAAGGTTGAAACGAATTTTTAGATACAGTAGAGTGAATTGGAGAATCTCCTCTTCCTCCCTATATAAAAGACTCTGAGTCACCAAGTGAGAGATATCAGACGGTCTACAATGATAAAGAGAAATCTGGGAGTGTAGCGGCTCCTACTGCAGGATTGCACTTCACTGCTGAACTTTTAGAGAAGCTCGAAAAAAAATGAGTAATAATAGAAAAAGTACTGCTTCATGTTGGACTTGGGACTTTTGCTAATGTCGAGATTGAAGATGTCACGAAACATCATATGCATAGCGAGTATATCGAGATAGATAAAGAAACAGCACAGAGATTAAACCAATACAAAGCCTCTTGAAAAAGAATCATTGCAGTATGAACCACTTCAGTACGTACCTTAGAAAGTATGTCAGATAGTAATTGACAGATGAAACACGGTAATATGGACACACAGATATTTATATATCCTGGGTATGAGTGGAAATTTGTAGATAGTATCATCACAAATTTTCATCTCCCTCAGTCGACACTTCTCATGCTTGTGTCGAGTTTCGCGAGTCAAGAAATCATAAAAAAAGCCTACGAACATGCCGTAGAGTCTGATTATAGATTTTTCTCATTTTGAGATGCGATGTGGATAGATTAA
- a CDS encoding DUF1704 domain-containing protein, with protein sequence MFFKTHGLLGQNARNLQYIKGASFLDAKKIADSKLGTKRFLSTHKVAVPETIAIIKKHKEVDADLIKQYDTPFVVKPNNGYGGKGILIVESQNALGQFVTNTGETFSPKEMAEHFIYVLDGFFSLSGGRDTVLIEKKIILMKEIELLGTYGLPDIRVIAYNMVPVMAMMRIPTKESGGKANIHGGACAVGIDIGTGKLTYISSKGKTVKTIPGIGDVRGIVVPEWDKVLSLAIQVQKVTGIKFLGCDVVLDEDSGPLLLEINIRPGLEIQNVNLAPLRTRLDKVEGVDISSVEKGVRLGRDLFSGDIEDRITELSGKKVVGSREYVKISHNEKTYNYIADINVGLAENKIDRVFVEDILKISLGEKQKLRLECEILGLPQILRFQITSLDGEKMVLGKTSLKGFLVDPFKYKKGETPFLQSARNLSVSNTAITSIHQSQLLALDKKLVNIDKKLLILKYVTPTNLEEQKQIFIEKNGNYVPSFEYREIPLDLEALRKEVKSTEIPDIPLAQIYIKKAKEINNKISFLKAFKDQNVADMNLYSEKLYGSIDQENFEKAKQRISNRDDIREEEEFLEYDEIRDYMKKFNNIYGIKVKMKETTSTSRFSMKGDILQFKKDTIVGKREMRSIIAHEIEGHYLRKINGRKSEFKILASGTAGYLETDEGIAIYNQNRFITPYDKKFYSIFERYYFVQYALKHSYKKLVAHLAEFYDNDWAKVFNLMLRVKRGLKDPSKSGVFMKDVVYVNGFFGVEDYLENGGNLGDLYIGKINIDDISLLEKNNFFTQHKKDVTIPFSL encoded by the coding sequence ATGTTTTTCAAAACTCATGGACTTCTTGGTCAAAATGCGAGAAATCTCCAATATATAAAGGGGGCTTCTTTTTTGGATGCTAAAAAAATTGCTGATTCAAAACTTGGAACGAAGAGGTTTCTTTCAACCCATAAAGTAGCTGTTCCAGAAACAATTGCGATTATTAAGAAGCATAAAGAGGTTGATGCGGATCTCATAAAACAATACGACACCCCTTTTGTAGTAAAGCCAAACAATGGATATGGATGAAAATGAATCCTTATAGTAGAGAGTCAAAATGCCTTAGGTCAGTTTGTAACCAATACGTGAGAGACTTTTAGTCCAAAGGAAATGGCTGAGCATTTTATCTACGTTTTAGATTGATTTTTTTCTCTCTCTTGAGGTCGAGACACCGTGCTCATTGAAAAAAAGATTATTCTTATGAAAGAAATTGAGCTTTTAGGTACTTATGGACTTCCTGATATTAGGGTTATCGCATATAATATGGTTCCTGTGATGGCAATGATGCGTATTCCTACGAAAGAATCGGGAGGAAAAGCGAATATACATGGTGGAGCGTGTGCGGTTGGAATCGATATCTGAACATGAAAATTGACTTATATATCTTCAAAAGGGAAAACAGTGAAAACTATTCCTGGTATTTGAGATGTCAGAGGTATTGTAGTTCCTGAATGGGACAAAGTGCTCTCTCTGGCAATACAAGTTCAAAAGGTAACAGGGATTAAATTTTTAGGCTGTGATGTAGTATTAGATGAGGATTCTGGACCACTTTTACTTGAGATAAATATTCGACCTGGTTTAGAGATACAAAACGTCAATCTTGCACCACTTCGTACACGACTTGATAAAGTGGAAGGAGTAGATATAAGTTCGGTTGAAAAATGAGTTCGATTGGGTCGAGATTTATTTTCTTGAGATATAGAAGATAGAATTACAGAGCTATCTGGTAAAAAAGTAGTGGGTTCACGTGAATACGTAAAAATAAGTCATAATGAAAAAACCTATAATTATATAGCAGATATAAATGTATGACTTGCTGAAAATAAAATCGATAGAGTCTTTGTAGAGGATATACTCAAGATATCACTGTGAGAAAAACAAAAATTAAGACTTGAATGTGAAATACTCGGTCTCCCTCAAATTTTGAGATTTCAGATAACATCACTTGATGGAGAGAAAATGGTTTTATGAAAAACAAGCCTGAAATGATTTTTAGTGGATCCATTTAAATATAAGAAGTGAGAAACTCCATTTCTTCAAAGTGCTCGAAATCTGAGTGTGTCTAATACAGCAATTACATCAATACATCAATCACAGCTTCTTGCGCTTGATAAGAAACTTGTAAACATAGATAAGAAGCTTTTGATTCTGAAATATGTAACACCAACAAATTTGGAAGAACAAAAACAGATTTTTATTGAAAAAAATGGTAATTATGTACCAAGCTTTGAATATAGAGAAATTCCTCTCGATTTAGAAGCACTAAGAAAAGAAGTAAAATCTACTGAGATTCCAGACATTCCACTGGCTCAAATCTACATCAAAAAAGCGAAAGAAATAAACAATAAAATATCCTTTTTAAAAGCATTTAAAGATCAAAATGTTGCAGATATGAATCTCTATAGTGAAAAGCTATATGGAAGTATTGATCAAGAAAATTTTGAAAAAGCAAAACAACGTATTTCAAACAGAGATGATATACGCGAAGAGGAAGAGTTTTTGGAATACGATGAAATACGTGATTATATGAAAAAATTCAATAATATTTATGGCATAAAGGTGAAAATGAAGGAAACAACTTCAACTTCTCGCTTTTCAATGAAGTGAGATATTCTTCAATTTAAAAAAGATACTATCGTATGAAAACGAGAAATGCGATCAATTATCGCTCATGAAATTGAGGGGCATTATCTCAGAAAGATAAATGGCAGAAAGTCTGAGTTCAAAATACTCGCTTCTGGAACAGCTTGATATCTCGAAACAGATGAAGGGATAGCAATCTATAATCAAAATAGATTTATTACACCATATGACAAAAAATTCTATTCTATATTTGAAAGATATTATTTTGTTCAGTATGCTCTCAAGCATTCATACAAAAAACTTGTAGCTCATCTTGCAGAGTTTTACGATAATGATTGGGCAAAAGTTTTTAATCTTATGCTTCGGGTAAAAAGAGGTTTGAAAGACCCATCTAAATCAGGAGTGTTTATGAAAGATGTGGTGTATGTAAACTGATTTTTCTGAGTTGAAGATTATTTAGAAAACGGATGAAACCTTGGTGACCTCTATATAGGGAAGATCAATATTGATGACATTTCATTGTTAGAAAAAAACAACTTTTTCACACAACACAAAAAAGATGTAACGATTCCGTTTTCACTTTAA
- the tuf gene encoding elongation factor Tu has translation MNIGTIGHVDHGKTTTTAGISAVLYNKYGGGEGLRDFSSIDNAPEERARGITINTSHVEYETANRHYAHVDCPGHADYVKNMITGAAQMDAAILICAATDGPMAQTREHILLSRQVGVPYIVVFLNKCDMMGGDDEMTDLVEMEIRDLLSKYDFPGDDTPVIRGSGLVALENPTDMEKEFGAKTIIELFEEIEKFVPVPERDLEKPFLMPVEDVFSIKGRGTVVTGKIEQGVINVGDSIEIVGIRDTKSTTVTGVEMFHKQLERGEAGDNAGLLIRGIERDDVERGQVLAKPKSITPHTQFEAEVYVLSKDEGGRHTPFFKGYKPQFYFRTTDVTGDIELPAGVEMVMPGDNIQMTVDLQVPIAMTEGLRFAIREGGRTVGSGVVAKIIK, from the coding sequence ATGAATATTGGTACTATTGGTCACGTAGATCATGGTAAAACTACTACTACAGCAGGTATTTCTGCAGTACTTTATAATAAGTACGGAGGAGGTGAAGGTCTGAGAGACTTTTCTTCTATTGATAATGCTCCTGAAGAAAGAGCAAGAGGTATTACTATCAATACTTCTCACGTAGAATATGAAACTGCTAATAGACATTACGCTCACGTAGATTGTCCAGGACATGCCGATTATGTTAAGAACATGATTACAGGTGCTGCTCAAATGGATGCAGCTATCCTAATCTGTGCTGCAACAGACGGGCCTATGGCTCAAACAAGAGAACATATCCTACTTTCAAGACAAGTATGAGTTCCTTACATCGTAGTTTTCCTCAATAAATGTGATATGATGGGAGGTGATGATGAAATGACTGATCTTGTTGAAATGGAAATAAGAGACCTTCTTTCTAAGTATGATTTTCCAGGAGATGATACTCCAGTTATTAGAGGTTCAGGACTTGTTGCTCTTGAAAATCCTACTGATATGGAAAAAGAATTTGGTGCTAAAACAATTATCGAATTGTTTGAAGAAATTGAAAAATTTGTACCAGTTCCAGAAAGAGATCTTGAAAAACCTTTTCTTATGCCTGTTGAGGATGTATTCTCTATTAAAGGTCGAGGTACTGTAGTAACTGGTAAAATTGAGCAATGAGTTATCAATGTTGGTGATTCTATTGAAATAGTTGGTATCAGAGATACAAAATCAACTACGGTTACTGGAGTTGAAATGTTTCATAAACAATTAGAAAGAGGTGAAGCTGGTGATAACGCTGGTCTTCTTATTAGAGGTATTGAAAGAGATGACGTTGAAAGAGGTCAAGTTCTAGCAAAACCTAAATCAATTACTCCACATACTCAATTTGAGGCTGAAGTATATGTACTTTCAAAAGATGAAGGTGGTCGACATACTCCTTTCTTCAAAGGGTATAAACCACAATTCTATTTCAGAACGACTGATGTTACTGGTGACATCGAACTTCCTGCTGGAGTTGAAATGGTTATGCCTGGTGATAACATCCAAATGACTGTAGATCTTCAAGTACCTATTGCTATGACTGAAGGACTAAGATTCGCAATCCGAGAAGGAGGACGAACTGTTGGTTCTGGAGTTGTTGCTAAAATTATCAAGTAG
- the rpsJ gene encoding 30S ribosomal protein S10 yields the protein MAAKKDTQKMRISIKAFDHRLLDDAVAKIVGIARDSGAVVVGPIPLPTKIEKITVNRSTFVNKDAREQFEIRRHKRLVEIKEPTAKTLELLQGISIPSGVGVEIKA from the coding sequence ATGGCTGCCAAAAAAGACACACAAAAAATGAGAATCAGTATCAAGGCATTTGATCACAGACTTCTTGATGATGCAGTTGCAAAAATCGTTTGAATCGCTCGAGATTCAGGAGCTGTTGTTGTTTGACCAATACCACTTCCAACTAAAATTGAAAAAATTACCGTGAATAGATCTACGTTTGTTAATAAAGACGCAAGAGAACAATTTGAAATCAGAAGACATAAAAGACTTGTTGAAATCAAAGAACCTACTGCAAAAACATTAGAACTTCTTCAAGGTATCTCTATACCTTCTGGGGTAGGAGTTGAAATCAAAGCCTAA
- the rpmB gene encoding 50S ribosomal protein L28 codes for MSRVCEITGKKTAVGNRRSHSLRATKRKFYPNLFYKNITDPVTGLVYRIRVSAKGLKTLKKKGIV; via the coding sequence ATGTCTAGAGTATGTGAAATTACTGGGAAAAAGACAGCCGTTTGAAATAGACGAAGTCACTCTCTCAGAGCTACAAAAAGAAAATTTTATCCAAATCTTTTCTACAAAAATATAACAGATCCAGTTACAGGTCTTGTATACAGAATACGAGTATCTGCAAAAGGTCTCAAGACTCTCAAGAAAAAAGGAATTGTTTAA
- the rpsP gene encoding 30S ribosomal protein S16, whose amino-acid sequence MLKIRLSRAGKKNMPFFRIVLTEHTAAAKHGYKEVLGSYNPFSKEFKIKDLDKVKTYASHGVQFSPRVVKLMEANKITL is encoded by the coding sequence ATGTTAAAAATACGACTTTCAAGAGCTGGTAAAAAAAATATGCCTTTTTTCAGAATAGTGTTAACTGAGCACACAGCTGCAGCAAAACATGGTTATAAAGAAGTACTTGGTTCTTATAATCCGTTTTCAAAAGAGTTCAAAATTAAAGATCTTGATAAAGTAAAAACCTACGCTTCTCACGGAGTACAATTCTCTCCAAGAGTTGTAAAATTAATGGAAGCAAATAAAATTACACTATAA
- a CDS encoding KH domain-containing protein produces the protein MQEVDFLHYVVQNIVEHPESIEIEKKVDELGTLLTLQVHPDDMGIIIGKKGSTVNALRSIIRLQGMKLGQKITLKVLEHE, from the coding sequence ATGCAAGAAGTAGATTTCTTACACTATGTTGTTCAAAATATAGTAGAACATCCTGAATCCATTGAAATTGAAAAAAAAGTTGATGAGTTATGAACGCTTCTCACACTGCAAGTTCATCCTGATGATATGTGAATTATTATTTGAAAAAAAGGAAGTACAGTGAATGCACTTCGATCAATTATTCGACTTCAATGAATGAAGCTTTGACAAAAAATAACTTTGAAAGTTCTAGAACACGAGTAG
- a CDS encoding FecR domain-containing protein, translating to MKKIKNKFILIVIGVIAIIVFSQVFIAYSNNNKDTNSYVNLVEGTASINDTKLEINTKKVLKTGDKIHVIGESSLAVIEWGDGSLTRLGGNTKISIEQNQISRDYTKINISFELLAGKTWSNVVSFIGKDSSFTQNFSGIEAGVRGTIFEVDLESDYVNVVDHQITLEKNTGEQVIVEENTPFKISTFSLIEIGEFVNKFQDATWKQVNESYDSIYFDQLKEALQNSIDKQSLYEKIRAWISPSYRLLYDLDTAENYEIVEKTISKIEDSKREKVYNAVLSRYQDFNFVAASDYEFYKRKIFYKKALVALGDDQLEKEQLLRSTAFDIETIVSVGNREALNQSIEFLAENKELLENINLNFFETALSNISSDKLSEFSQQFMELQSLLPSSFQMPEIPMSLDEIKKSAEGQVKGFLNDTQSIIDKLRK from the coding sequence ATGAAAAAGATAAAAAATAAATTTATTCTCATAGTTATTTGAGTTATTGCCATTATTGTTTTTTCTCAGGTCTTTATTGCCTATTCAAATAATAATAAAGATACGAATTCATATGTGAATCTTGTTGAGTGAACTGCAAGTATAAATGATACTAAACTTGAGATTAATACTAAGAAAGTTCTTAAAACTGGTGATAAAATTCATGTAATTGGAGAGTCCAGTCTCGCAGTTATTGAGTGGTGAGATGGAAGTCTTACTCGTTTATGAGGAAATACTAAAATATCCATTGAACAAAATCAGATTTCTCGAGATTATACTAAAATAAATATATCATTTGAGCTCCTTGCTTGAAAAACTTGGTCAAACGTTGTTTCATTTATAGGAAAAGATTCATCATTTACACAGAATTTTTCTGGTATAGAGGCCTGAGTGAGGGGGACTATATTTGAAGTAGATTTAGAAAGTGATTATGTAAACGTTGTTGATCATCAAATTACTTTAGAAAAAAATACCTGAGAACAAGTTATCGTAGAAGAAAATACTCCATTTAAAATTTCAACATTCTCTCTCATCGAAATATGAGAATTTGTAAATAAATTTCAAGATGCTACATGGAAACAAGTCAATGAATCATATGATTCTATCTATTTTGATCAGCTGAAAGAAGCACTTCAAAATTCTATAGACAAGCAATCACTGTACGAAAAAATAAGAGCATGGATTTCACCAAGCTATAGACTCCTATATGATCTTGATACTGCTGAGAACTACGAGATAGTTGAGAAAACCATTTCAAAAATTGAGGACTCTAAGAGAGAAAAGGTATATAATGCTGTGTTATCTCGATACCAAGACTTCAATTTTGTGGCTGCGTCGGATTATGAGTTTTATAAGAGAAAAATATTTTATAAGAAAGCTCTGGTAGCTTTATGAGATGACCAACTTGAAAAAGAACAACTTCTTCGTAGTACAGCATTTGATATAGAAACTATTGTATCAGTGTGAAATAGAGAAGCACTCAATCAGAGTATTGAGTTTCTTGCTGAAAATAAAGAACTTTTAGAAAATATAAACTTAAACTTCTTTGAAACAGCTCTTTCAAATATATCAAGTGATAAACTCAGCGAATTTTCACAACAATTTATGGAACTTCAGTCACTTCTACCAAGCAGTTTTCAGATGCCTGAAATTCCTATGAGTTTAGATGAAATAAAAAAATCAGCTGAATGACAAGTGAAATGATTTCTCAACGATACCCAATCAATTATCGATAAACTTCGCAAGTAA